In Capricornis sumatraensis isolate serow.1 chromosome 6, serow.2, whole genome shotgun sequence, the genomic window ACATCCCACCTAATGAAGCAGCATCTGTTCAAAATGCCTGCAGCACCTCTGTAGAGAAACACCATACCAAATTATGACCCTACAAATAAtgacaaataaatattctttccctCCCTAATTTGGCATTGTAAGCATTTCACCAAGTCATAGACACTCCTTTCTTTAGTGGAGACTCTTGTTCATAAGTTTTggtctccttttcttctctttcaatcttaaaaaatacaattttttcatGTTACTCAGTTTGTCTAACAAGTCTACAAATTAGATAGATGACCTGACCTGGGAGAAAACCAAAGTGAGGTCTGGAGAGTGAAACCTTCTCAAGTTGTAATAATTCTAAATTGatcaggcaaaaaaataaaaataaaaataaaaaaaaaaaaaaaaattgatcaggCAGACTCAGAGGTCAGAGGTCATATTTGagtttttttccacttttccaaAGCACCTCCTATGGCACTGGGAAATCAGAGAGTTTGTCAGTGACCTGGAAGGAGTCAGGCCCCAACCATGACCTTTGAGTTAGATCAAGTCATCTCAGATCTATGGTTGATTTAAACCTTGGAATCAAGAACCAGAAAGACTTCAAGAACTCAGATTCTTGATTCCAAAGTCAAATATTCCCAGACTTCAGAGTTTTACACTTAGGGAACACCAAAGCTTTAGAATCACACACTTTCAGAATTAGAACTAGAATGGTTCAGTCCTCTGGAAATGAAGCATAGTGGGCCAAGGGGACCTTTGCCTGGGGACGCCTCAGGTGGAGACACACCTCTCTTTtttgctcctctgtccttctccccttcctcctcctccccattctCATCCCCCCTCCAACTCCCCACATCCCCTTACTTTCCTCGTTGAGCATCCCCCAGCCAGTTATCCAGCAGGATGAGTTACTGGGGAGCTTCATGCCAGGgactgggaggcaggcagggatgaCGTAGGAGGTGAAGTTCACAGGAAAGCGCAGCTGCAACATGGCAATGTCACTCCCAAAGGGATGTAACTTCTCGAAGTCTGGGTGTGTGATAATCCGGCTCACAGACACCTCCCGGGTCTGAGGGGTGTGCTGGTACAGCTGGGTGCTTCCTAGCAGAACCTGGTAATTCTCCGGGGCTttggatttcctggaggaggaaaagcgCACTGCCACCATCATCTCCAAGTGGGGACTAGCTCTTTCCCTGCATCCTCATCTAACTGCCCACACGCCTCTGGACCCCTCCACCCCACATGACACCAGACAGCCTTTGTCTCCCCATTTCTAATGTTCAGGAGCCCTTCTTTCCTGAGGCTAATTGATACCCTACTTACAGTTTCAGACATATGGCTGGCTTCTCCATCACACACTAGAATTGAGGAAGCACTGAATCCTTGTTCTGGAAAGGTCCTTGGTGAGGTCATTAAATGAAGGCCTTCTGATTGTACACAGCAGGCATTCTGGCTCAGTTCAGGCTCTAACTTTACCCTACCCGAGATGCCATACAACCCACCTTCTGGCCCCACACTCCTGTTAACCATCCCCTTTCTCTAAACACATCCATGCCCAAGGCCTGCTTCTCCACTTAGTTCCAAGGACAAaagatttgttaaataaatgagcaaatgggTGCAGGAAATGGAACTTTGCCTTGTTCCCCCAACACAGGTGCTGAAACTTCCCACCTCCCTGACTGTCTTCACAGCTCATCTACTTGCAGACCCTCTCTCATGTTCCCCTCACCCAACCCTTCCCCTCCAGCAAGGCCTCCCTCTCCACACATCTTCTCCTGATCCCCCACCTCATCTGCTCTGCCCTTCTCATCCATGCTGGGCTTTCCCTTCTGACAGGATGGAGACACGGTGAGGTGGGATTTGCCACCCCTGATGCCACCAAGGGTCTTGCACGGAGCATGGCACAGAGCGGGTGCCGATAAACTCTGAGCCCTCAAAGCTCCAGTGCCCAGAACTGGGCTGTGATGCCTGAACTCCCTGGTGACCCCTCCTCATCCGTTCAGAAGCCAGTCACTGAGCCAGCCCCACCTGGCTAGGTGAATTAGACTCTGAGCAGCCCTGTCACTCTCCCAGGGAGCCCACCTCCCCCTTATGCAGCCTGGCACCACGGCTCCCTGCATGCACGCCAGTGACTGTGACTCCTCCTGGGCACAGTTTCGCAGGACTAATAAGAATCTCCCAGCTGCTGGCCACACATGTGGTCCCAGGCCCCCGCCAAGAGTCTGACACCTGGAAATATGGGGACACTGAGAAGAAGCTGTGGTCTGAGATGGGTCCACACCACATGGCAGTGAGGACTGACACTGCCGCTTTCCTGAGGCACACCTGTGTTGGGGAACGGACACAGGGGCCAAGGGCAGAGCATGAGGAGGATCTGGGCAGGTGAGCAGGGAGGACAGTCCAGGTGGAGGGTACACAGCCCAAAGGCAGGAACGACATGCCTCTGAAGGCCACAGACTGCCCAGAGGAAAGCCCAGAGGAGCTGACATGGGACACCATCCCCCTTTTCTCATCTTCCCCTGcatccccctcccctgccagAGCCTGCGCTGGCAGCCTAGGAGGGAGACTCACTTGAGAAAGCAGTGGGCAGCGGAAAGAAGCCAGCTGGAGTTAATGAGGACAGCTCCACAGATGTGCGAGCCCTGGGACCGCAGGCTGGCCTGCCACGGCCACTGGCCAGCCTCCACGTCCCGGCCACCATAGATCCTCCCCATCACCTTGGATTTCCCGCACACCGTGGAAACTCTGCTGCCACCTACAATAGAGACACTGTTGGTGCCCCAAATGTCACAACCAGGAAGCtctccccacttcacagatgggaaaaccaagGCCAGGCGTCTAGCAGTCTAGCCAAAAGGCCAGGCGTCTAGTGGTGTAGCCAAAATGACAGGACTCTGCCTTCACTGGCTGCCACTGAGGACTGGACAGCAGAGCACAACACATCAAGCCCTGTGGGGAAGAGGACCCAGGGGTCTGGGGGGTGGGACAAGGAGGGACCAGCTCACAGGAGCGTCTCCAGGCAGGTGGACATCCTTGAGCAAGGCTGCCGAGCGCTGGGCATGGCACAGACCTCACTTCCCTCACCTCGCTCGCCTCAATGCCTTGTCTGGTAGATCAAAGAACTAAAGGTCTCAGAAGTTACCAACATTACTTTCTCAAGATCACGGCTTCTAAGGGCCTGTGCTCCCTCCACTCTACCCCATGTCTTAGGGAGGAGACTTGCAGGCAGAAGTTGTGGTGCTGTGTGATCTGGGGCAATTCACTCCCCTCTCTGACTCTGCAGGAGTCTCCATGTCTAAAAGAAGAAGGAGTGGGCTAATGGGGACAGCCTGGTTCTAGGACTCACACTCGGGAGGGCAGGAGTGTGCCCAGGCCCCCTGAGACCGGCATCCAGTCTAGGGCCTGGGCTCCCAGGGCCTCAGTGAGGGGAATGACACCCCTGGTCCCTGGACTCAGGCCTGTTCACTCAGTagtcctagaactttcttccaCCCAGCCTCCAACCTCCAGGGCAGACCCTACTAGTCCCCACTCCCACAGCCCCACAAAGGAATTGGGTCTCTTCCCTCCCAGAGGCCTCACGGTGGAGGGCCTGACCCACCTGTGTGGAGGGGATCTCTGGGCTGCCTGGTTGGAGGGAAGGCCAGAGAAAAGATGATACTTAGTGACTCACCAGGCCCTGGTCACAGCCGGCCGCCCACAGGCCCTGTAGGCTAGGAGATCTTGGCCCGAATGGAGGCCCAACTCACCTGTAGCTCCCGGAGCCAACCGCTGTGCTCGCCAAGTCGGAGCGCCGCCCCTCAACGCTCCCCCATCGCCTGCAGTCGGGCCGGGGGCGGCCGTGGCTGGGGACCCTCGCAGCTCCCGGGTGGCCAcgttcagcagcagcagccagagaagAGCCGCGGGCTGGCCTAGGCGTTGGGGGATCCCCGCCTCCCCGCCCATTGCCAGGGTTACTGACCCCAGCCTGACCCCACCCTGCTCTGGCCCCGCCCCAGACCAACCCCAATCCACCCCTATCTTCTTGAAAACTTTATAAACAGcgctacttttaatttttaaaccatcAAGTTCATTTATACAAAGGACAAGTCAATGattttcagtaaatgttttaaaaatttattgatttatacTTAAGTAAACCTTTTGTTTTAGAACAGTGTTAGATGTGCGGAAAAACGGCAAAGATGATAAAAAGAGTTCAAATATTCCTCCTCACCCGTTTCCCGCAATGATCAGATCTTGCATTACTCTGCACGTTTGTCACAAGTAGTGAGCCGGTACTGATACATTAATATTAACCTaagtccattctttttttctttcttttttcaatcttttaagtttaaggtGCGTAGCATagtgatttggagaaggaaatggcgacccactccaggattcctgcttggagaatcccagggacagagaagcctggtgagctgccgtctatggggtcgcacagagtgggacacgactgaagcgacttggcagcagcagcagcagcatagtgatgTGCCTTGGGTGCACCATGAAATGGTCATCCTGATAAATTTAGTGAACCCACATGGgtacagaattaaaaaaataggaaaaaaaatgtgtttccaatgatgagaactcaggattcaCTCTAATAAGTTTCCTGTATAATATAgggcagtgttaattatatttatcatgttgtatattacattcctagtacttaacttataactggaagcttgtTTCTTTGACTATAGCTATCTAATCCCTACCTCCCCATTCCTGGCTTCTTGTAACCACAAATTTGATATCTCTTTTTCTGTggatttgtttttgaagtataattgacctacaatgcTGTTAGTTGCTattacacaacatagtgattggATATTTCtgcacatttcaaaataataggaaTAGTTATGATATGTCACCATACAAAGGCATGACATAGTTATTCACTATATTCTCTGCGGTGTTATTTCTTACCCATTTCATACTCATTTATTTGGCaattagaacttaaaaaaaaaatatatatatatatatatttttaatttattttggctccactgggtctttgttgctccacGAGGGATTTGTCTAGTTGTAGAGAGCAGGGAGTAGGACTCTTCGttctggtgtgcaggcttctcattgctgtggcttctcttgtggagcacatgTTCTAGGGCATGGAGGCTTCAGTAATTGaggtgcactggcttagttgccccatagcaCATGttgtcttcctggatcaggaatcgaacacatgtctgctgcattggcaggcggattcttaatcactataCCACCACGGAACTCTTGCCATGGGAACTTTATACCTCAATCTCCCTCAGCTTTTGCTTTCTTCCCCCCAGTCTTCTCCCTTCTGGTaaacacctgtttgttctctttgtctataactctgtttatgttttgttatgcttgttcatttatcttttagattccaAAAGAAGTGTAATCATACAATACttgtctgtgtctgacttatATCACTTAGCATGacagtttctgggcttcccaggtgatgctagtggtaaagaacccacctgccaatgcaggagacataaaataaGCAAGTTCTAACTCTGggtagggatgatcccctggaggagggcatggcgattCTCCCGCAACTGCCCCagcacagtattcttgccttgagaatcccatggacagaggagtctggtgtgcttcagtgctcagctttctttatagtccaactctcacatccatacatgaccactggaaaaaccatagctttgactagacaggcttcTGTTGACAAAGcattgtgtctgctttttaatgtggtgtctaggttgctcatagcttttcttccaaggagcaagcggctttcaatttcatggctgcagtcactatctgcagtgatttgggggccccaaaTAAATA contains:
- the LOC138080751 gene encoding putative serine protease 47; translated protein: MQDLIIAGNGAVYKVFKKIGVDWGWSGAGPEQGGVRLGSVTLAMGGEAGIPQRLGQPAALLWLLLLNVATRELRGSPATAAPGPTAGDGGALRGGAPTWRAQRLAPGATGGSRVSTVCGKSKVMGRIYGGRDVEAGQWPWQASLRSQGSHICGAVLINSSWLLSAAHCFLKKSKAPENYQVLLGSTQLYQHTPQTREVSVSRIITHPDFEKLHPFGSDIAMLQLRFPVNFTSYVIPACLPVPGMKLPSNSSCWITGWGMLNEETPLLEPFHLQEGKVSLIENKFCNMLYGFAKGKNLSVQEDMLCAGDFSTGKSICQGDSGGPLVCDFIGSWVLMGLASWGFDCRHPIYPSIFTNVAYFTNWIEEIQRLTPHPEPMSALTPLPEPTSTPPQTQFPHQSLQAAASSVLGTAFGPPQTWPLLLFLLGSPRQTMR